One window of Hymenobacter sp. BRD128 genomic DNA carries:
- a CDS encoding stage II sporulation protein M, translated as MREAVFRRLNQERWRRYETPAPAADPDELAARFVALTDDLAYAQTFYSESDTTAYLNQLAGRQHQALYKNKPEEGGRFGRFWAVELPLAVSRHRRELRWALFVFGLSVLVGALSAAYDDGFVRVVLGDGYVNQTLENIRRGDPMAVYKQGPEAPMFLGITIHNVQIALLTFALGITGGLGTTFMLFRNGLMLGAFQFFFFRQKVLLASLLTVWLHGTLEISSIVLAGGAGFVLARGLLFPGTYARRDSLRLAARDSLKLALGIVPVLCVAGFIESFLTRHTEMPVAVSLLLIGSSAAFIGWYFVYRPWQLRRAAELAA; from the coding sequence ATGCGTGAAGCCGTTTTTCGCCGCCTCAACCAGGAGCGCTGGCGCCGCTACGAAACCCCCGCCCCGGCCGCCGACCCCGACGAGCTGGCCGCCCGCTTCGTGGCCCTCACCGACGACCTGGCCTACGCCCAGACTTTCTACTCCGAGTCGGACACCACCGCCTACCTCAACCAGCTGGCCGGCCGCCAGCACCAGGCGCTCTATAAAAACAAGCCTGAGGAAGGCGGGCGCTTCGGCCGCTTCTGGGCCGTGGAGCTGCCCCTAGCCGTGAGCCGCCACCGCCGCGAGCTGCGCTGGGCGCTGTTTGTGTTTGGGCTGAGCGTGCTCGTGGGCGCGCTTTCGGCTGCCTACGACGATGGCTTTGTGCGCGTGGTGCTGGGCGATGGCTACGTGAACCAGACCCTGGAAAACATCCGGCGCGGCGACCCGATGGCCGTGTATAAGCAAGGGCCCGAGGCACCCATGTTTTTAGGAATCACTATTCACAACGTGCAGATTGCGCTGCTCACTTTCGCGCTGGGCATCACGGGCGGGCTGGGCACTACCTTCATGCTCTTTCGCAACGGCTTGATGCTGGGCGCATTCCAGTTCTTTTTCTTCCGTCAGAAAGTGCTGCTGGCTTCGCTGCTCACGGTGTGGCTGCACGGCACGCTCGAAATCTCGTCGATAGTGCTGGCGGGCGGCGCGGGCTTTGTGCTGGCCAGGGGGCTGCTGTTTCCGGGCACTTATGCGCGGCGCGACAGCCTGCGCCTGGCCGCCCGCGACAGCCTGAAGCTGGCGCTGGGCATTGTACCCGTGCTGTGCGTGGCTGGCTTTATCGAAAGCTTTCTCACGCGCCACACCGAAATGCCCGTGGCTGTGAGTCTGCTGCTCATCGGCAGCTCGGCGGCGTTTATTGGGTGGTACTTTGTGTACCGGCCCTGGCAGCTGCGGCGGGCCGCCGAGCTTGCCGCCTGA
- a CDS encoding RagB/SusD family nutrient uptake outer membrane protein — MKSVLKNRFSTAVCTVALALGAFSCQKALLEPVPVTYLLPAQAFDTPSRVLAQVNGLYSYVKTGGFLGGRYQIYGDIRANDFINRTSNSVTGLSVWNHTESETSQNDVINTWGYGYAAINQVNIFLASLDANADKLNAAPFPTGYAATATNYRAEARLLRALCYYSLLQLYARPYIEGAGSKPGLPLRLTAEMQLSSNNDLARSTVAQVYDQIILDLNFAEQNLPLTYTASQNGVSTSTLNVTRAHRNTAIALKTRVYLSMGRYDDVIREANKIVSATAPFTASTGVNHALASTVAAVFAAPQETSESILSFPFTAQDTPGTQNQLAYYYLPASLGGNGEYGLNTAATGILNNAGWLSTDNRRTNFVAKVGTEYFLTKYPTGTPYTDKAPVIRYAEVLLNLAEARVRSTNTIDAQALALLNAVRGRSNPAIAATATTPAIPVATYLATDFASVTAFLNAILLERRIEFLGEGIRNMDLMRLDATIPGKGSVGAVDPTNVLYVWPIPSTELAANLLMTRN; from the coding sequence ATGAAATCAGTATTAAAGAATCGTTTCTCGACGGCCGTGTGCACGGTCGCGCTGGCACTGGGGGCTTTTTCCTGTCAAAAGGCTTTGCTTGAGCCCGTACCCGTCACGTATCTGCTGCCCGCGCAGGCCTTCGACACACCCTCGCGGGTGCTAGCCCAGGTTAATGGCTTATATAGCTACGTAAAGACCGGGGGCTTTTTGGGAGGCCGCTACCAGATTTATGGCGACATTCGGGCCAACGACTTCATCAACCGCACTTCCAACTCGGTAACCGGCCTAAGCGTGTGGAACCACACCGAGTCGGAAACGTCGCAGAACGACGTAATTAACACCTGGGGCTATGGCTACGCGGCCATCAACCAGGTGAACATCTTCCTGGCTAGCCTCGATGCCAACGCCGACAAGCTGAACGCCGCCCCCTTCCCGACCGGCTACGCCGCCACGGCTACCAACTACCGCGCCGAGGCCCGGCTGCTGCGCGCACTCTGCTACTACTCACTGCTTCAACTTTATGCCCGTCCCTACATCGAGGGAGCTGGCTCCAAGCCCGGCCTACCCCTGCGCCTGACGGCCGAAATGCAGCTGAGCAGTAACAATGACTTGGCCCGCAGCACAGTAGCTCAGGTATACGACCAGATTATTCTGGACCTCAACTTCGCCGAGCAGAACCTGCCGCTCACGTATACGGCTAGCCAGAACGGCGTAAGCACCAGCACGCTGAACGTAACGCGGGCCCACCGCAACACGGCTATCGCCCTCAAAACGCGGGTATATCTGAGCATGGGCCGCTACGATGACGTGATTCGGGAAGCCAATAAAATTGTGTCGGCCACGGCTCCTTTCACTGCATCGACGGGCGTAAACCATGCTCTTGCTTCGACGGTAGCGGCCGTGTTTGCCGCGCCGCAGGAAACGTCCGAAAGCATCCTCTCCTTTCCCTTTACCGCTCAGGATACCCCTGGCACGCAAAACCAGCTAGCCTACTATTATTTGCCCGCTTCGCTAGGGGGCAATGGCGAGTATGGCCTGAACACGGCGGCTACCGGCATTCTGAATAACGCAGGCTGGCTTAGCACCGACAACCGCCGCACCAACTTCGTGGCAAAAGTGGGCACTGAGTATTTCCTGACTAAGTATCCTACCGGCACGCCCTACACCGATAAAGCGCCGGTTATTCGCTACGCTGAGGTGCTACTAAACCTAGCCGAGGCCCGCGTGCGCTCGACCAATACCATTGACGCCCAGGCCCTCGCCCTGCTCAACGCCGTGCGGGGCCGCTCCAATCCGGCCATCGCCGCCACCGCCACTACCCCCGCTATTCCGGTTGCCACCTACCTCGCCACGGACTTTGCTTCCGTAACTGCCTTTCTCAACGCAATACTGCTGGAGCGCCGCATTGAGTTTCTGGGCGAAGGCATTCGCAATATGGACCTGATGCGCCTGGATGCTACCATCCCGGGTAAAGGTTCGGTAGGAGCGGTAGACCCTACCAATGTGCTTTACGTGTGGCCCATTCCCTCTACTGAATTGGCGGCTAACCTGCTCATGACGCGCAACTAA
- a CDS encoding DUF4350 domain-containing protein translates to MTSSRLYLLGLLALIGAYVSLEYYRPKPIDWRPSLSNTDKIPYGTYALFDVLPQLLATDEVTSVRLPIYNQLFDQEDPERNAENMAKSDATESEPAAPADSATSDAASPDAPTLRQQGATYLFINNSFAISRLEVPALLKFAAAGNDVFIAAERFDGGILRALGVQLRAADAPDPSVPDSVRARLSAPSLHLLDSVQVHFTDPGLSGAALRLPASAATSRLALRPGHAGTPLATDAQGRAVLLRLDRGRGHVYVCTVPLAFSNYFVLPPRRRAFALAALSYLPTGRPVWWDEYQKQGREGEQSVLRVLFSHPSLRTAYYLLWVTAVLFIFIEARRRQRIIPVIKPLPNTTLLFTRTVAGLYQQGRNHQRIAEKKTALFLDYLRTRFQEPTPDLADEDFRERLSQKSGVPRARVDELVRYINFARTAPAVTDRELLRLSRAIHDFKREAT, encoded by the coding sequence GTGACTTCCTCCCGCCTGTATCTGCTAGGGCTGCTGGCCTTGATTGGGGCCTACGTGTCGCTGGAATATTATCGCCCCAAGCCCATCGACTGGCGCCCCTCGCTTAGCAACACCGACAAGATTCCCTACGGCACCTACGCCCTCTTCGACGTGCTGCCTCAGCTGCTAGCCACGGACGAAGTGACCAGCGTGCGCCTGCCCATCTACAACCAGCTTTTCGACCAGGAAGACCCCGAGCGCAACGCAGAGAACATGGCTAAGTCCGATGCTACTGAGTCGGAGCCCGCCGCGCCGGCCGACTCGGCTACGAGCGACGCCGCTAGCCCTGATGCGCCCACGCTACGGCAGCAGGGCGCCACTTACCTGTTTATCAATAACTCTTTTGCTATCAGTCGGCTGGAAGTGCCGGCCCTGCTAAAATTTGCCGCAGCCGGCAACGACGTTTTTATTGCGGCCGAGCGGTTCGATGGCGGCATACTGCGTGCGCTAGGAGTGCAGCTGCGCGCTGCCGATGCGCCTGACCCAAGTGTGCCCGATTCGGTGCGCGCCCGACTCAGCGCACCCAGCCTGCACTTGCTGGATTCAGTGCAGGTGCACTTCACCGACCCCGGGCTGAGCGGCGCCGCGCTGCGGCTACCGGCCTCGGCTGCCACCAGCCGGCTAGCCCTGCGGCCCGGCCACGCCGGCACGCCCCTAGCCACTGACGCGCAGGGCCGCGCCGTGCTGCTGCGCCTCGACCGTGGGCGCGGCCACGTGTACGTATGCACGGTGCCGCTGGCGTTCAGCAACTATTTTGTGCTGCCGCCGCGCCGCCGCGCGTTCGCGCTGGCGGCGCTTTCGTACCTGCCCACGGGCCGCCCGGTGTGGTGGGACGAGTACCAGAAGCAGGGCCGCGAGGGCGAGCAGTCAGTGCTGCGCGTGCTATTCAGCCACCCTAGCCTGCGCACGGCCTACTACCTGCTGTGGGTTACGGCGGTGCTGTTCATCTTTATTGAGGCGCGGCGGCGGCAACGTATTATTCCGGTCATCAAGCCTTTGCCTAATACTACGCTGCTCTTTACGCGCACCGTGGCTGGCCTCTACCAGCAGGGCCGCAACCACCAGCGCATTGCCGAGAAGAAAACGGCGCTCTTCCTCGACTACCTGCGCACGCGTTTTCAGGAGCCCACGCCCGACCTGGCCGACGAGGACTTTCGCGAGCGCCTGAGCCAGAAATCGGGCGTGCCCCGCGCCCGCGTCGATGAGCTGGTGCGCTACATCAATTTTGCCCGCACCGCACCCGCCGTCACCGACCGCGAATTGCTGCGGCTGAGCCGCGCCATCCACGATTTTAAGCGGGAGGCGACGTAA
- a CDS encoding TonB-dependent receptor, with protein sequence MRKHLLPLSAIVLVLGARDLHAQTRAVSGTVKGADGATVPGATVLVKGTSLGTSTNADGHFDIQVPASATTLVISYVGYESQQVAIGSQSTVNVTLASAQAGLDEVVVVGYGTQSRRDLTGSVATVKGNAIAATPVQSFDQGLQGRASGVNITTPNGVLNNPPVIRIRGANSIALSSGPLVVIDGIPTYSGNSSAVGSVPNNPLANINPEDIENVEVLKDASATAIYGSRANGGVILITTKRGRKGQSHLSYDAWAGVTRPVRLYSILGAQDYVNIKNEAVRNLNANRAAIGAAATNVEGFKLATDANGNTVDTRWYDYIYRTGLSSNHNLNFSGGTDKTTYYASVGYTNQKGMLVRNDFRRYSARLNVDQKVLDRLSVGVRVNYSNSYNSAPNSGSVADGAFGTGGLGRLPLVLPPNISPYNADGTYNTSGAGIGAGPNINPTTGSPLLPGYYNPVVDLNNNSFTSESNQVQGSLYADLEIVKDLHLRTTYGIDNLNFEDKSYYTSLAGDGFSTQGSASDYYRTNKRWDWQNTIQYDHTFGENHSVSLLLGNEQQYTETQRWGATRTAVADPFFTTFQGNYINIAASGNSQGANYLASFFGRFNYSYAHKYLATLNVRRDGYSAWAQKWGNFYGASLGYVVSEEDFWKNSLFAHTFDFLKFTGSYGSVGNNQGIFDYASQQLYGSALYGNSGTFYLTSVGNPNLSWETSKKTDVTMSFGLLQSRLTGDVGYYRSTIDGLILDVPQAPSRGIPNINGAGTLGNSIPANVGSMRNEGIEVNLRFNAIQNKAFSWTVTGNLTTLKNRVLSLLTDDQRIGTATSGLETSNYTTVGRSIGSILAVQDMGVNPLNGQRMILKADGTVVQYNHLGTTGAGSTGWTKVSDGTNTTGPTQLTDGIYFGPTLPTWYGGLDNTFRFKNFDLGIFIQYSGGNYIYNGTKSGLHDQRFWNNQTDILQRWTSPTETPNAKYPRVVYGDNVSNGSTIVMSQNVEKGDFARLRNVSLGYTFASELLTHVKLSNARVYVQVQNAALVTRYSGIDPEVSTNGANNTAPGVDRNSVGQARTYTAGLNVTF encoded by the coding sequence ATGCGAAAACACTTACTTCCCCTCTCAGCCATTGTTTTGGTGCTGGGAGCGCGCGACTTGCACGCCCAGACCCGTGCCGTGTCGGGCACGGTAAAAGGCGCCGATGGCGCTACCGTTCCGGGCGCTACGGTGCTGGTGAAGGGCACATCGCTCGGCACCTCTACTAACGCCGATGGGCACTTCGACATTCAGGTGCCCGCTTCGGCTACTACCCTGGTTATCTCCTACGTGGGCTACGAAAGCCAGCAAGTAGCCATCGGCAGTCAGTCGACGGTGAACGTAACGCTGGCTTCTGCCCAAGCCGGGCTTGATGAAGTAGTAGTAGTGGGCTACGGAACGCAATCGCGGCGCGACCTCACGGGCTCGGTAGCGACGGTCAAGGGCAATGCTATTGCCGCTACTCCGGTGCAGAGCTTCGACCAAGGCTTGCAGGGTCGGGCATCGGGTGTAAATATCACCACGCCCAACGGGGTACTTAATAACCCGCCGGTTATTCGTATTCGCGGGGCCAATTCTATCGCGCTTAGCTCAGGGCCACTAGTAGTTATCGATGGTATTCCTACCTACAGCGGCAATAGCTCGGCCGTAGGCAGCGTGCCCAACAACCCGCTGGCCAACATCAACCCCGAGGATATTGAGAACGTAGAGGTCTTGAAAGATGCTTCTGCTACCGCTATTTACGGCTCGCGAGCTAACGGCGGCGTCATTCTAATTACGACCAAGAGGGGCCGCAAAGGCCAGTCGCATCTTTCGTACGATGCCTGGGCCGGTGTAACCCGCCCGGTGCGCCTGTATAGCATTCTGGGTGCGCAGGACTATGTCAACATTAAGAACGAGGCGGTGCGCAACCTGAATGCTAACCGCGCGGCTATTGGGGCCGCTGCCACCAACGTAGAGGGTTTTAAGCTAGCCACCGATGCCAACGGCAATACTGTTGACACGCGCTGGTACGACTACATCTACCGCACCGGGTTATCAAGCAATCACAACCTGAACTTCTCGGGCGGTACCGACAAAACCACTTATTATGCCTCGGTGGGCTACACCAACCAGAAGGGGATGCTAGTGCGCAACGACTTCCGCCGCTACTCGGCCCGCCTCAACGTGGACCAGAAGGTACTTGACCGCCTCTCGGTGGGTGTGCGCGTCAACTACTCCAACTCGTATAACTCGGCGCCTAACTCGGGCTCGGTAGCCGATGGGGCCTTTGGCACGGGTGGCCTGGGCCGCCTGCCACTAGTTCTGCCGCCCAACATCTCGCCCTACAACGCGGATGGCACCTACAACACCAGTGGCGCGGGCATTGGGGCGGGCCCCAATATCAACCCAACTACGGGCTCGCCTCTGCTGCCGGGCTACTATAACCCGGTAGTTGACCTGAATAATAACTCGTTTACCTCCGAAAGCAATCAGGTGCAGGGTAGCTTATACGCAGACCTGGAAATTGTTAAGGACCTGCACCTGCGAACCACTTATGGCATTGATAACTTAAATTTTGAGGATAAGTCGTACTATACTTCCCTAGCCGGCGACGGTTTCTCCACTCAAGGCTCAGCCAGCGACTATTACCGCACTAACAAGCGCTGGGACTGGCAGAATACCATCCAGTACGACCATACGTTTGGCGAAAACCACAGCGTTTCGCTGTTGCTGGGCAATGAGCAGCAGTACACCGAAACTCAGCGCTGGGGCGCCACCCGCACGGCCGTGGCCGACCCTTTCTTCACCACTTTCCAGGGCAACTACATCAATATCGCCGCCTCGGGTAACTCGCAGGGGGCTAACTACCTGGCTTCGTTCTTCGGGCGCTTCAACTACAGCTACGCGCACAAGTACCTGGCTACCCTTAACGTGCGCCGCGATGGCTACTCGGCCTGGGCGCAGAAGTGGGGTAATTTTTACGGCGCCTCGCTAGGCTACGTGGTGTCGGAAGAAGACTTCTGGAAGAATAGCTTGTTTGCTCACACCTTTGATTTTCTGAAATTTACGGGCAGCTATGGTAGTGTGGGCAACAACCAGGGCATTTTCGACTATGCCTCGCAGCAGCTCTATGGCTCGGCCTTGTATGGCAATAGCGGCACGTTCTACCTCACGTCGGTCGGCAACCCCAACTTATCGTGGGAAACTAGCAAGAAAACCGATGTCACCATGTCGTTTGGGCTGCTGCAAAGCCGCCTCACGGGTGATGTAGGCTACTACCGCAGCACCATCGATGGCCTGATTCTAGACGTGCCACAGGCCCCTTCGCGCGGCATTCCGAACATCAACGGCGCGGGCACGCTCGGCAACTCCATCCCGGCCAACGTAGGTTCGATGCGCAACGAAGGCATCGAAGTGAACCTGCGCTTTAATGCCATTCAGAACAAGGCATTTTCCTGGACAGTAACCGGCAACCTGACGACGCTCAAAAATCGCGTATTGTCGCTGCTGACCGACGACCAGCGCATTGGCACGGCCACCTCGGGCCTCGAAACCTCGAATTATACCACCGTGGGTCGCTCCATCGGCTCTATTCTGGCCGTGCAGGACATGGGCGTGAACCCACTCAATGGCCAGCGCATGATTCTCAAGGCCGATGGTACGGTGGTGCAGTACAACCACCTGGGCACTACGGGTGCCGGCTCGACGGGCTGGACCAAGGTATCGGACGGCACCAACACCACCGGCCCTACCCAGCTCACCGACGGCATTTACTTCGGCCCCACCTTGCCTACCTGGTATGGCGGCCTCGACAACACGTTCCGCTTCAAGAATTTCGACCTGGGCATTTTCATCCAGTACTCGGGCGGCAACTATATCTACAACGGCACCAAGTCGGGCCTGCACGACCAGCGTTTCTGGAACAACCAGACCGACATTCTGCAGCGCTGGACCTCGCCTACTGAAACGCCTAATGCCAAGTACCCGCGCGTGGTGTACGGCGACAACGTATCGAACGGCTCGACCATCGTGATGTCGCAAAATGTGGAGAAGGGTGACTTTGCCCGCCTGCGCAACGTGTCGCTAGGCTACACTTTCGCCTCGGAGCTGCTGACCCATGTAAAGCTCAGCAACGCCCGCGTGTATGTGCAGGTGCAGAACGCGGCCCTCGTGACCCGCTACTCGGGTATCGACCCCGAGGTTTCGACCAACGGTGCCAATAACACGGCCCCCGGCGTCGACCGCAACTCGGTGGGCCAGGCCCGCACCTACACGGCCGGCCTCAACGTTACTTTCTAA
- a CDS encoding MoxR family ATPase, with translation MENETPYQAIENADVPVAAAFAPRTDLAQLTARTEAVRQQIGQVIVGQQDLLELLLTALLADGHVLLEGVPGVAKTLTAKLLARTLDVPFSRIQFTPDLMPADVLGTSIFRPAQGDFEFRPGPIFASVVLIDEINRAPAKTQSALFEVMEERTVTQDGTAHRMTTPFVVLATQNPVEQEGTYRLPEAQLDRFLFKLNVGYPTLAEEIQILQGHHNGFGGTPLEKVQAVLTATDLAALRQQVGQQRVEANVLEYIAKIVGQTRAHKALYLGASPRASIALLNGAKALAALRGRDFVTPEDVQFLAAPVLRHRIMLTPEREMEGGTPDEVVKQIVQSVEVPR, from the coding sequence ATGGAAAACGAAACGCCTTACCAAGCCATCGAAAACGCCGACGTGCCGGTTGCGGCAGCCTTCGCCCCGCGCACCGACCTGGCCCAGCTCACGGCCCGCACCGAGGCCGTGCGCCAGCAAATCGGGCAGGTAATCGTAGGCCAGCAAGACTTGTTGGAGCTACTGCTCACGGCCCTGCTCGCCGATGGCCACGTGCTGCTGGAGGGCGTGCCCGGCGTGGCCAAAACTCTCACCGCCAAGCTACTGGCCCGCACCCTCGACGTGCCGTTCAGCCGCATCCAGTTCACGCCCGACCTGATGCCGGCCGACGTGCTGGGCACCAGCATTTTCCGGCCGGCACAGGGTGATTTTGAGTTTCGGCCCGGCCCCATCTTCGCCAGCGTGGTGCTGATTGATGAAATCAACCGCGCCCCGGCTAAGACGCAGTCGGCCCTCTTCGAGGTAATGGAGGAGCGCACCGTGACCCAGGACGGCACCGCGCACCGCATGACCACGCCCTTCGTGGTGCTAGCCACCCAAAACCCCGTGGAGCAGGAAGGCACCTACCGCCTACCCGAGGCCCAGCTCGACCGCTTCCTCTTCAAGCTCAACGTGGGCTACCCCACCCTAGCCGAAGAAATTCAGATTCTCCAAGGTCACCACAACGGCTTCGGCGGCACACCGCTGGAAAAAGTGCAGGCCGTGCTGACTGCTACCGACCTGGCTGCCCTGCGCCAGCAAGTGGGCCAGCAGCGCGTGGAGGCCAACGTACTCGAATACATTGCCAAAATCGTGGGCCAGACGCGCGCCCACAAGGCGCTGTACCTGGGCGCCTCGCCCCGCGCCAGCATCGCGCTGCTCAACGGCGCCAAGGCCCTGGCCGCGCTGCGCGGCCGCGACTTCGTGACGCCCGAGGATGTGCAGTTTCTGGCGGCGCCTGTGCTGCGCCACCGCATCATGCTCACGCCCGAGCGCGAGATGGAAGGCGGCACGCCCGATGAAGTAGTGAAGCAGATTGTGCAGAGCGTGGAAGTGCCACGGTAG
- a CDS encoding glycosyltransferase family 1 protein, translating to MSLPAICLDCEPFRDRHSGFSHFVFPLAEELVRQNHRYRLSCYVPAAEVGALGYAGVQYLTQRSFHKYFNPPSYRFRLWHATSQLSWYVPTGPFTKVVLTVHDLNFLHESPDERTYTRQLAMVRRNIRRADYLVTISDFVRQDILRHADLLGYRAGQPLRYVPRGVEALVPAPGHAPANVPGRPFLFSLGSVNAKKNFHVLPPLLVGNDYELVLAGGFAEPDYIAKIKEVAAEVGVADRVHILTRISEAEKTWYYQHCLAYVQPSLAEGFGLPVVEAMQFGKPVFLSNLTSLPEVGGAVGRYFPDFSPEAMRRVLADGLREYQAEPTTRAAALRAHAAGFSWAQSAADYLAVYDELLRF from the coding sequence ATGTCGCTCCCCGCTATTTGCCTTGACTGCGAGCCGTTTCGCGACCGCCACAGCGGCTTCAGTCACTTCGTGTTTCCGCTGGCCGAGGAGCTGGTGCGCCAAAACCACCGCTACCGCCTCAGCTGCTACGTGCCGGCGGCCGAGGTGGGCGCGCTTGGCTACGCGGGCGTGCAATACCTCACGCAGCGCAGCTTTCACAAGTATTTCAACCCGCCTAGCTACCGCTTCCGGCTGTGGCACGCCACTTCGCAGCTAAGCTGGTACGTGCCCACCGGGCCCTTTACGAAAGTAGTCTTGACGGTGCACGACCTTAATTTTCTGCACGAAAGCCCCGACGAGCGCACTTATACCCGGCAGCTGGCCATGGTGCGCCGCAACATCCGGCGGGCCGACTACCTGGTGACCATCTCCGACTTCGTGCGCCAGGACATCCTGCGCCACGCCGACCTGCTCGGCTACCGCGCCGGCCAGCCGCTGCGCTACGTGCCGCGCGGCGTGGAGGCGCTGGTGCCGGCGCCCGGCCACGCGCCGGCCAACGTGCCTGGCCGGCCGTTTCTGTTCAGCCTGGGCTCGGTGAATGCCAAGAAGAATTTCCACGTGCTGCCGCCGCTGCTGGTCGGCAACGACTACGAGCTGGTGCTGGCCGGCGGCTTTGCCGAGCCCGACTACATTGCCAAAATCAAGGAGGTGGCCGCCGAAGTCGGCGTGGCCGACCGCGTGCACATTCTCACGCGCATCAGCGAGGCCGAAAAAACGTGGTATTACCAGCACTGCCTGGCCTACGTGCAGCCTTCGCTGGCCGAGGGCTTTGGCCTGCCGGTGGTAGAGGCCATGCAGTTTGGCAAGCCCGTGTTTTTGAGTAATCTGACTTCGCTGCCCGAAGTGGGCGGCGCCGTGGGTCGCTACTTCCCCGACTTTTCGCCCGAAGCCATGCGCCGGGTGCTGGCCGATGGCCTACGCGAATACCAGGCCGAGCCCACTACCCGCGCCGCCGCGCTGCGCGCCCACGCGGCGGGCTTTAGCTGGGCGCAGTCGGCCGCCGACTACCTGGCCGTGTACGACGAACTCCTCCGCTTCTAA
- a CDS encoding DUF4129 domain-containing protein, whose protein sequence is MNTKRRSLVGLLAFGLALAAGPAARAQTAPSVSAPAPAVRLRQPPAATARLDELRRQHAFDYREAPPASEEASSAWSRFWARFFEWLLSKLNWMGGYTYDGFWRWVIYGLLAAAVIFVVLKLLQVDLTRAFGRAPRRDALDYETLSENIHELDFPTQLREAEEAGNLRLAVRLGYLALLKQLSDKNLITWQPDKTNQTYLREVASQRPALRPPFAELTRQFEYVWYGELPLTPPQYTEVRAAQLALGHQLGGRAVSF, encoded by the coding sequence GTGAATACTAAGCGCCGTTCGCTGGTTGGGCTGCTAGCCTTCGGCCTGGCATTGGCCGCTGGTCCTGCCGCCCGCGCCCAGACGGCGCCGTCGGTCAGCGCCCCGGCGCCCGCCGTGCGCCTGCGCCAGCCCCCGGCCGCCACCGCCCGCCTCGACGAGCTGCGCCGGCAGCACGCCTTCGACTACCGCGAGGCGCCCCCGGCCAGCGAGGAGGCCAGCAGTGCCTGGAGCCGCTTCTGGGCCCGGTTTTTTGAGTGGCTGCTCAGCAAGCTCAACTGGATGGGCGGCTACACCTACGACGGCTTCTGGCGCTGGGTCATCTATGGGCTGCTGGCGGCGGCCGTGATTTTTGTGGTGCTCAAGCTGCTGCAGGTAGACCTCACGCGGGCCTTCGGCCGGGCGCCACGCCGCGATGCGCTCGACTACGAAACGCTGAGCGAGAACATTCACGAGCTGGATTTTCCGACCCAGCTGCGCGAGGCCGAGGAGGCCGGCAACCTGCGCCTGGCCGTGCGGCTAGGCTACCTGGCCTTGCTCAAGCAGCTCAGCGACAAAAATTTAATTACCTGGCAACCCGACAAAACCAACCAAACCTACCTGCGTGAGGTGGCTAGCCAGCGCCCCGCCCTGCGCCCGCCCTTTGCCGAGCTTACGCGGCAATTTGAGTACGTGTGGTACGGCGAGCTGCCCCTCACGCCCCCCCAATATACCGAAGTGCGCGCCGCACAGCTGGCGCTGGGCCACCAGCTCGGCGGCCGGGCCGTGTCTTTCTAA
- a CDS encoding RDD family protein gives MATIRVHTTQNVTLAYEVASVGDRVAASLLDYLLYGVWAMLVAMVADKLHSGWLIWYLILLPTVFYHLACEIFFNGQSIGKKARDIRVMRLDGTPARLGDYFLRWLLRPLEILLTLGSVAAVTILLNGKGQRLGDLLAGTTVLSMRPRARRLLLPEDAVPAGYQPVFGQAAQLSDRDVALLRQLLSRSLKQENFLVLHETALKVKHLLEVHSDLNDEAFLRTVLRDHAYLAAVAQ, from the coding sequence ATGGCCACGATTCGCGTTCACACTACCCAGAATGTTACCCTAGCCTACGAAGTAGCCAGCGTAGGCGACCGCGTCGCGGCCTCGCTGCTCGACTACCTGCTTTATGGCGTGTGGGCCATGCTGGTAGCGATGGTGGCCGACAAGCTGCACTCGGGCTGGCTCATCTGGTACCTCATCCTGCTGCCCACGGTATTTTATCACCTGGCCTGCGAGATTTTCTTCAACGGCCAGAGCATCGGTAAGAAAGCGCGCGACATCCGGGTAATGCGCCTCGATGGCACGCCTGCCCGGCTCGGCGACTACTTTCTGCGCTGGCTGCTGCGGCCCCTCGAAATATTGCTCACGCTGGGCAGCGTGGCGGCCGTCACCATTCTCCTCAATGGCAAGGGCCAGCGCCTCGGCGACCTGCTGGCCGGCACCACTGTGCTCAGCATGCGCCCCCGCGCCCGCCGCCTGCTGCTGCCCGAAGACGCCGTGCCCGCGGGCTACCAGCCGGTATTCGGCCAGGCCGCCCAGCTCAGCGACCGCGACGTGGCCCTGCTGCGCCAGTTGCTGAGCCGCAGCCTGAAGCAGGAAAATTTTCTGGTGCTGCACGAAACGGCGCTCAAAGTCAAGCACTTGCTGGAAGTGCACAGCGACCTGAACGACGAAGCTTTTCTACGCACCGTGCTACGCGACCATGCCTACCTGGCGGCCGTTGCGCAGTAG